One Fuerstiella marisgermanici DNA window includes the following coding sequences:
- the tpiA gene encoding triose-phosphate isomerase — protein sequence MRRYLVAGNWKMNTTRATGEELAGALAANASAEEAGVEVLVCPPFPYVSAISEKVSGSAVQVGAQDVYFEAGGAFTGEVSVDMLKDVGCQYVLIGHSERRHVMGECDETINKKVKAAIAGGLKVVLCVGELLSEREASQTEAVLDRQMEGGLADISESDANHLVIAYEPVWAIGTGVVATTEQAESAHDHLRKWVAKHYTAAFADQIRILYGGSVKADNAEALLGQPNVDGALVGGASLKADAFIPIIDAARKLASA from the coding sequence ATGCGACGGTATCTCGTTGCTGGCAATTGGAAAATGAACACAACTCGCGCCACCGGCGAAGAGTTGGCTGGCGCGCTAGCGGCAAATGCCTCGGCCGAAGAAGCGGGCGTCGAAGTCCTTGTGTGCCCACCATTTCCGTACGTAAGTGCAATCAGCGAAAAGGTTTCCGGCAGTGCCGTGCAGGTGGGAGCTCAGGACGTTTACTTCGAAGCGGGCGGTGCATTCACCGGCGAAGTGTCCGTCGACATGCTCAAGGATGTCGGCTGTCAGTACGTTTTGATCGGTCACAGCGAACGCCGTCATGTGATGGGCGAATGCGATGAGACGATCAACAAGAAGGTCAAAGCCGCAATCGCTGGCGGGTTGAAAGTCGTGCTGTGCGTTGGCGAATTGCTAAGCGAACGTGAGGCATCTCAGACAGAAGCTGTGCTGGATCGCCAAATGGAAGGCGGCCTGGCTGATATTTCGGAATCCGACGCGAATCACCTCGTGATCGCCTACGAACCCGTTTGGGCCATTGGCACAGGGGTTGTTGCAACCACAGAACAGGCGGAATCTGCTCACGATCACCTTCGCAAATGGGTGGCGAAGCATTACACTGCTGCGTTCGCCGACCAGATTCGAATTCTGTACGGCGGCAGCGTGAAGGCGGACAACGCGGAAGCACTTCTGGGGCAACCTAACGTCGATGGTGCTCTGGTTGGCGGTGCGAGTCTGAAAGCAGACGCATTTATCCCGATCATCGACGCAGCTCGCAAGCTGGCGTCTGCCTGA
- a CDS encoding class I tRNA ligase family protein, protein MFQPVSDSNFIPGEHSVLNFWTAHDTFRKLREKNRGGEKWSFLDGPITANNPMGVHHAWGRTYKDTYQRFFAMTGHDQRYQNGFDCQGLWVEVEVEKQLGLGTKTAVHEYGIDNFVNECKRRVLRFAARQTEQSQRLGYWMDWDDPDQLRELAEYLGTDAEVEFTAPSGQTETAKAHQLVEKLGNPEWGGSYFTFSTENNETIWDFLKKCFERGKVYQGHDVMPWSGRGGSAYSQMEIAEGRKLTTHKSVFVRFPLKDRENEFLLVWTTTPWTLTSNVGAAVNVDLDYVKIKAKKDDAVYYFAKENLNFQRLASEFKDGFGRPEWKWPEGVGKLKTIAQIFKEQGGFEELGTVKGSELVGLAYEGPFDDLPAQLTPQEALPWHVSRAQQLADNSANYIIPNPSHIATQLSQFVSGIRRTLDPTAPPNENDEIPSFQNAFIRSNLPASIAERFAAFVRIGCGDYSNAQSSFDREDLEIVNGNQALPSELDAQSLANILTTGLRALYKDAADWIASDKSAAKFHRVIDGGRDSRGNAHVVAGEGTGIVHMAPGCGDIDHKIGSSIGMPIIAPLNDDGTYGEPFGEFAGKEAIAPETAELVFEKLKEKGLLVAVETYPHIYPHCWRTGDELVFRLVDEWFINMDWRDEIKDVTKQIRWLPDSIDGQDREVEWLSNMSDWMISKKRFWGLALPIWVDEESGDFEVMGSLAELKERAVEGWDGFEGQTPHRPWIDGVKIRNPKTGNLMTRIEDVGNPWLDAGIVPFSTMNFNERFSTEAVNWADWYPADLVTECFPGQFRNWFYSMLSLSTMMMYDPDGKRTAEEKKPFRTLLGHRLVQNEQGQPMHKSDGTAIWFEEAAEQIGVDTMRWMYLQHNPATDLRFGTRHPDQPVTLNTPDGQISETKEGVPTATVTSGPADETRRQILIPLWNCYKFFVDYAIADGFVPGDDLRARVCGKSRGQNAESGFVPVADRPEIDRWLLSNLQTLIDTAHRELADYNAPAFCAAAAEFIDNLSNWYIRRNRRRFWRSKDASDTDKTAAYETLYEVLVKLCQLLAPCVPFLTERMYQNLVRGASEFAAQASPDDGELPQSVHLCDYPTADPALLDEALNNRMAAAQLVVKLGHKLREENTLRVRQPLAELQYATSDAETASAVAQLADVIKEELNIENVTQQDNLDDLVGYSYKPNLKTLGPKYGKLLGVLRTKLPELGDAVLGPLRRGESLSVDIDGNTIDLTPDDVLISTEQAEDWVCGDEAGIQIAISTVLTDDLIRKGMSRDFVRQVQQLRKDADLHIQDRIRIQYNSDNNLLQAMVAEWGDYICGETLADSIEFASAPASNAKSVNVGDVAATVWIVTLV, encoded by the coding sequence ATGTTCCAGCCCGTTTCCGACAGCAACTTCATCCCTGGCGAACACTCCGTTCTGAACTTCTGGACGGCGCACGACACCTTCCGCAAACTGCGCGAAAAGAATCGCGGCGGCGAAAAGTGGAGCTTCCTGGACGGTCCGATCACGGCCAACAATCCGATGGGCGTCCACCATGCCTGGGGACGCACGTACAAGGATACGTACCAGCGTTTCTTTGCGATGACCGGCCATGACCAGCGCTACCAAAACGGATTCGACTGCCAGGGCTTGTGGGTAGAAGTCGAAGTCGAAAAGCAGCTGGGCCTCGGCACCAAGACGGCCGTCCACGAATACGGCATCGATAACTTTGTGAACGAATGCAAGCGCCGAGTCCTCCGCTTCGCAGCTCGGCAGACAGAACAGTCTCAACGGCTGGGCTACTGGATGGATTGGGACGATCCCGATCAGCTGCGGGAACTTGCCGAATACCTCGGAACGGACGCTGAAGTTGAATTTACCGCTCCGAGTGGCCAAACAGAAACCGCGAAGGCTCATCAACTGGTCGAAAAACTGGGCAACCCGGAATGGGGCGGCAGCTACTTCACGTTCAGCACCGAGAACAACGAAACGATCTGGGACTTCCTGAAGAAGTGTTTTGAACGAGGCAAAGTTTATCAGGGCCACGACGTAATGCCGTGGTCCGGCCGAGGCGGCAGCGCGTATTCGCAGATGGAAATCGCGGAAGGCCGCAAGCTGACCACGCATAAATCCGTCTTCGTACGTTTCCCCTTGAAGGATCGCGAAAACGAGTTCCTGCTGGTCTGGACGACGACGCCGTGGACGCTGACAAGTAACGTCGGTGCGGCCGTGAACGTGGATCTCGACTACGTGAAGATCAAGGCAAAGAAGGACGACGCGGTATATTACTTCGCCAAAGAGAACCTGAACTTTCAGCGTCTCGCCTCCGAGTTCAAAGATGGCTTCGGCCGTCCCGAATGGAAATGGCCGGAAGGCGTCGGCAAGCTGAAAACGATCGCTCAGATATTCAAAGAACAGGGCGGCTTCGAAGAACTAGGGACCGTCAAAGGCTCGGAACTTGTTGGTCTTGCTTACGAAGGGCCGTTTGATGACCTACCGGCTCAGTTAACCCCTCAGGAAGCATTGCCGTGGCACGTCTCTCGAGCGCAACAGTTGGCTGATAATTCAGCGAACTACATAATTCCCAATCCGAGCCACATCGCGACGCAACTAAGTCAATTCGTGTCCGGTATTCGACGGACTTTGGATCCGACCGCCCCGCCGAATGAAAACGATGAAATCCCAAGTTTTCAAAATGCATTCATCCGTTCGAATCTGCCCGCGAGTATCGCCGAACGATTCGCGGCGTTCGTTCGAATCGGCTGCGGAGACTATTCAAACGCTCAATCGAGTTTTGATCGCGAAGACTTGGAGATAGTTAATGGAAATCAGGCGTTACCGTCTGAACTCGATGCGCAAAGCCTAGCCAATATATTGACGACTGGCCTTCGTGCTCTTTACAAAGATGCGGCGGATTGGATTGCATCGGATAAATCAGCAGCAAAGTTCCATCGGGTTATCGACGGAGGTCGCGACTCAAGAGGGAACGCGCACGTCGTGGCGGGAGAGGGTACAGGCATCGTCCACATGGCTCCCGGCTGTGGGGACATCGACCACAAGATCGGCTCATCCATCGGCATGCCGATCATCGCGCCACTCAATGACGACGGCACCTACGGCGAACCGTTCGGTGAATTTGCCGGTAAAGAAGCGATTGCACCGGAAACAGCCGAACTGGTTTTCGAAAAGCTGAAGGAAAAAGGGCTGCTGGTCGCCGTCGAAACCTATCCGCACATCTATCCGCATTGCTGGCGCACCGGCGACGAACTTGTGTTTCGTCTGGTCGACGAATGGTTCATCAACATGGACTGGCGCGATGAAATCAAAGACGTGACAAAGCAGATTCGCTGGTTGCCGGATAGCATCGACGGACAGGATCGCGAAGTCGAATGGTTGTCCAACATGAGCGACTGGATGATTTCCAAAAAGCGATTCTGGGGCTTGGCGTTGCCGATTTGGGTCGACGAAGAATCGGGCGATTTCGAAGTCATGGGTTCGCTCGCGGAACTCAAAGAACGAGCTGTCGAAGGCTGGGACGGATTTGAAGGGCAGACGCCTCATCGGCCGTGGATCGATGGAGTCAAAATCCGCAATCCGAAAACCGGCAACCTGATGACTCGTATCGAAGACGTCGGCAACCCGTGGCTGGATGCGGGAATCGTTCCCTTCAGCACGATGAACTTCAACGAACGTTTCAGCACCGAAGCTGTCAACTGGGCCGACTGGTATCCGGCTGACCTGGTCACCGAATGTTTTCCTGGCCAGTTTCGCAACTGGTTTTATTCGATGCTGTCGCTGTCCACGATGATGATGTACGACCCGGACGGAAAACGAACGGCGGAGGAAAAAAAACCGTTCCGCACGTTGCTCGGACATCGCCTTGTTCAAAACGAACAGGGGCAGCCGATGCACAAGTCGGACGGCACGGCCATCTGGTTTGAAGAAGCGGCCGAACAAATCGGCGTGGACACGATGCGGTGGATGTACCTGCAACACAACCCCGCGACCGACCTGCGATTCGGAACTCGACATCCTGATCAGCCGGTGACGTTAAACACGCCCGACGGTCAAATCAGCGAAACCAAAGAAGGCGTTCCGACAGCGACCGTCACCAGTGGCCCGGCCGATGAAACACGTCGGCAGATCCTGATTCCGCTTTGGAACTGCTACAAGTTCTTCGTGGACTACGCGATCGCGGATGGGTTTGTGCCAGGCGATGATCTGCGGGCACGAGTGTGTGGGAAGAGCAGAGGCCAGAACGCGGAAAGCGGTTTTGTTCCGGTCGCCGACCGTCCCGAAATCGACCGGTGGTTGCTGTCCAATCTGCAAACGCTGATCGATACTGCTCATCGCGAACTCGCCGACTACAACGCGCCCGCCTTCTGCGCGGCGGCGGCTGAATTTATTGATAATCTGAGCAACTGGTACATTCGCCGCAACCGCCGTCGGTTCTGGCGTTCCAAAGATGCCAGCGATACGGACAAAACGGCCGCGTACGAAACGCTGTATGAAGTGCTGGTAAAACTCTGCCAGTTGCTGGCTCCCTGCGTACCATTCTTAACGGAACGGATGTATCAGAATCTGGTGAGAGGGGCTTCAGAATTCGCAGCTCAAGCATCGCCGGATGACGGCGAACTGCCGCAGAGCGTTCATCTGTGCGACTACCCGACCGCAGATCCTGCGCTGTTGGACGAAGCGTTGAACAACCGCATGGCAGCCGCTCAGTTGGTCGTGAAGTTGGGACACAAGCTGCGTGAAGAGAATACTTTGCGAGTTCGCCAGCCGCTGGCCGAGCTTCAGTATGCCACCAGCGATGCAGAAACAGCATCCGCAGTTGCGCAATTGGCCGACGTGATCAAGGAAGAACTGAATATTGAAAACGTCACGCAGCAGGACAATCTGGACGACCTTGTCGGCTACAGCTACAAGCCGAATCTAAAAACGCTCGGCCCCAAATACGGCAAGCTGCTGGGAGTTCTTCGGACCAAACTGCCGGAACTCGGCGACGCCGTGTTGGGACCGCTGCGTCGCGGCGAAAGTCTTTCGGTCGACATCGACGGAAACACGATCGACCTGACTCCCGATGATGTTCTGATCAGCACTGAACAGGCGGAAGACTGGGTGTGCGGCGACGAAGCAGGCATTCAGATCGCCATCAGCACCGTACTGACAGACGACCTTATCCGCAAAGGCATGTCACGCGACTTCGTGCGACAGGTGCAGCAACTGCGCAAAGACGCAGACCTGCACATTCAGGACCGGATCAGGATCCAATACAATAGCGACAACAATTTGCTGCAGGCGATGGTAGCCGAATGGGGTGACTACATCTGTGGAGAAACTCTGGCAGACAGCATCGAATTCGCCTCCGCACCGGCCAGCAACGCCAAATCGGTGAACGTCGGTGATGTCGCGGCGACGGTGTGGATTGTTACGTTGGTTTAA
- a CDS encoding DNA-directed RNA polymerase subunit omega, with protein sequence MHDEFREDAIARKVGGRFKLSTLVQKRMVALNRGARALVDMQTKDLMQIVVAEIMQDKIYLDTSGEVKVVEDESETVDALEALLADDDGPGIDDLN encoded by the coding sequence ATGCATGACGAATTTCGTGAAGATGCGATTGCTCGCAAAGTGGGCGGCCGCTTTAAGCTTTCCACACTGGTCCAAAAACGCATGGTCGCCCTTAACCGAGGCGCTCGGGCACTGGTCGATATGCAGACCAAGGACCTGATGCAGATCGTTGTTGCTGAGATTATGCAGGACAAAATCTACCTGGACACTTCCGGCGAAGTGAAGGTTGTCGAGGACGAATCCGAAACCGTCGACGCTCTGGAAGCCCTGCTGGCTGACGATGATGGCCCGGGGATTGATGATTTGAACTAG
- a CDS encoding SulP family inorganic anion transporter, which produces MLDFFRQRSASAKDDVLSGLTVALALVPEAIAFAFVAGVSPLIGLYSAFFIGLITAIFGGRPGMISGATGAMAVVIVALVADYGVEYLFPTVILCGLLQIAIGLGRLGKLIRMVPHPVMLGFVNGLAIVIGLAQLGSFKTLSSGGELVFLNGKPLMLMLSLVIATMCIIWLLPRFTKALPASLVAILLVTFASIAINRNVETPNGENVLATVGDMLRTNIKAAEFAEVGDLATAGVATGAAGEIAAKADSAAGSISGGLPVPFFMQYEMVPLNWETLKIIFPFAIILCGVGLIESLMTLTLIDEITETRGKGNRECVGQGAANIVCGLFGGMGGCAMIGQSLINVNSGGRGRLSGVTAAVCLLAFVLFLAPWIEQIPMAALVGVMFMVVIGTFEWASLKMFKRMPRSDVFVMLLVAGYTVFMHDLASAVILGVIVSALVFAWQHATHIGADSKYNEFGSRIYQLHGPLFFASVSSFKDMFNVNEDPDDVVIDFYYSRVYDQSGLEAINWLAEKYEGCGKRLHLTHLSPECRKLLDKAGDLVEINMSEDPQYHIATDRLA; this is translated from the coding sequence ATGCTGGATTTCTTTCGTCAGCGGTCCGCGTCCGCAAAAGACGACGTGCTGTCAGGTCTAACTGTCGCTCTTGCCCTGGTTCCTGAAGCAATTGCATTCGCCTTTGTTGCTGGTGTCTCGCCGCTTATCGGCCTCTATTCTGCCTTCTTTATCGGGCTGATTACCGCCATTTTCGGCGGCCGCCCCGGAATGATTTCCGGAGCCACCGGTGCGATGGCCGTTGTGATCGTGGCGTTGGTCGCTGATTATGGCGTGGAATACCTGTTCCCCACCGTGATTTTGTGCGGACTTCTGCAAATCGCGATCGGCTTGGGGCGACTCGGAAAACTCATTCGCATGGTGCCGCACCCCGTCATGCTGGGCTTTGTTAACGGGCTCGCAATTGTCATCGGGCTGGCTCAGCTGGGCAGTTTTAAGACGCTTTCCTCCGGTGGCGAGCTCGTCTTCCTGAACGGTAAGCCGCTGATGCTGATGCTCTCTCTGGTAATCGCCACGATGTGCATCATCTGGCTTCTGCCCCGCTTTACCAAAGCTTTGCCAGCGTCGTTGGTCGCGATTTTGTTGGTGACCTTTGCGTCGATCGCCATCAACCGAAATGTAGAAACGCCGAATGGCGAAAATGTGCTGGCGACCGTGGGCGACATGCTGCGGACCAATATTAAAGCCGCTGAATTCGCGGAAGTCGGCGATCTGGCCACTGCTGGCGTCGCCACCGGTGCCGCCGGAGAAATTGCTGCGAAGGCGGATTCCGCTGCCGGCAGCATCAGCGGTGGCCTGCCTGTGCCGTTCTTTATGCAGTACGAAATGGTCCCGCTGAACTGGGAAACCCTGAAAATCATCTTCCCGTTCGCCATCATCCTGTGCGGCGTCGGCCTGATTGAATCCCTGATGACGCTGACTTTGATCGACGAAATTACCGAGACGCGCGGTAAGGGAAATCGTGAATGCGTTGGCCAGGGGGCTGCCAATATTGTGTGCGGCCTGTTCGGCGGAATGGGTGGTTGTGCAATGATCGGTCAGTCACTGATTAACGTGAATTCCGGCGGTCGAGGCCGTCTGTCCGGCGTTACGGCGGCCGTGTGTCTGCTGGCCTTTGTACTGTTTCTCGCTCCATGGATCGAACAGATTCCCATGGCTGCGCTGGTCGGCGTGATGTTTATGGTCGTGATCGGAACGTTTGAATGGGCGTCGTTGAAGATGTTCAAACGCATGCCCCGCAGCGACGTCTTCGTCATGCTGCTTGTGGCCGGCTATACGGTGTTTATGCACGACCTTGCGTCGGCCGTGATTCTGGGCGTGATTGTGTCGGCTCTCGTCTTTGCATGGCAGCACGCGACTCATATCGGAGCTGACTCGAAGTACAACGAGTTCGGCAGCCGCATTTATCAGCTGCACGGCCCATTGTTTTTTGCATCCGTTTCGTCGTTCAAGGACATGTTTAACGTGAACGAAGATCCGGATGACGTTGTGATCGACTTCTACTACAGCCGCGTGTATGACCAATCGGGACTGGAAGCAATCAACTGGCTGGCTGAAAAGTACGAAGGCTGTGGCAAGCGTTTGCACCTGACTCACCTAAGCCCCGAATGCCGCAAGTTGCTGGACAAGGCTGGCGATCTGGTTGAGATCAACATGTCCGAAGACCCTCAGTACCACATCGCCACAGACCGCTTGGCCTGA
- a CDS encoding flavoprotein: MSTLINKEILLGVTGGIAAYKSADLCSKLVQAGAKVSVIMTDAAHQFIGATTFEALTGRPVNTAPFEANEHFQGEHIGLAQRAEAVVVAPATASSIARLAQGLSDDLLTTALLATTAPVFVAPAMNCDMWAKPPVQRNVQQLIADGITVIDPEEGWLSCGQIGAGRMASPASILQRLEVQFAG; the protein is encoded by the coding sequence ATGTCTACGCTCATCAATAAAGAAATACTGCTGGGCGTAACGGGCGGGATTGCAGCGTACAAATCGGCCGACCTGTGCAGCAAGCTGGTGCAGGCCGGGGCGAAGGTCTCCGTGATTATGACCGACGCCGCACACCAGTTTATCGGTGCCACCACATTTGAAGCCCTCACCGGCCGCCCGGTCAACACGGCTCCGTTCGAAGCAAACGAACACTTCCAGGGCGAACACATTGGCCTGGCTCAACGTGCTGAAGCTGTGGTCGTCGCTCCTGCCACGGCCAGTTCAATCGCCCGGTTGGCTCAGGGGTTATCCGACGACCTGCTCACAACCGCGTTACTCGCCACCACAGCCCCCGTTTTTGTCGCGCCCGCGATGAACTGCGACATGTGGGCTAAACCACCCGTGCAACGAAACGTCCAGCAATTGATTGCGGACGGCATCACTGTGATTGATCCGGAAGAAGGCTGGTTAAGCTGTGGGCAGATCGGAGCGGGTCGCATGGCCAGCCCGGCCAGCATCCTGCAGCGGCTGGAAGTACAGTTCGCTGGCTAA
- the gmk gene encoding guanylate kinase, translated as MSSQDAQTTEAKSHRVVILSGPSGSGKTTIVNRLMAESPVRLLKAVSATTRKPRPGEIEGGDYYFLSDAEFRQRLAEDAFLEHAEVFSSGFLYGTLKSEIRRAREAEAWAFLEIDVEGALNVMQQYPDAVTIFLKTPSPEEFERRLRARGTESEQIIQKRLATAAKELQFTDRYRHIVVNDKLDRAVAEICKILKSEETNENA; from the coding sequence TTGAGTAGTCAGGACGCACAAACCACAGAGGCGAAATCTCACCGCGTTGTCATCCTGTCCGGCCCCAGCGGCAGCGGCAAGACGACAATCGTGAACCGACTGATGGCCGAATCCCCAGTGCGGCTTTTGAAAGCCGTGTCTGCTACAACGCGCAAGCCTCGGCCGGGTGAGATTGAGGGCGGAGACTATTACTTTCTGTCTGATGCCGAATTCCGTCAGCGGTTGGCCGAGGACGCGTTTCTGGAGCACGCCGAAGTATTTTCGTCTGGATTCCTGTACGGGACTCTAAAATCGGAAATCCGGCGAGCACGGGAGGCGGAGGCGTGGGCATTCCTGGAAATCGACGTCGAAGGCGCATTGAACGTGATGCAGCAGTATCCGGATGCTGTTACCATTTTCCTGAAGACGCCCTCGCCGGAAGAATTCGAACGCCGCCTGAGAGCGCGCGGGACGGAAAGCGAACAAATCATCCAAAAACGGCTGGCGACTGCCGCCAAAGAGCTACAATTTACAGACCGATATCGCCACATCGTGGTGAATGACAAACTCGATCGGGCTGTCGCAGAAATCTGTAAAATACTGAAGTCTGAGGAGACGAACGAGAATGCATGA
- a CDS encoding YicC/YloC family endoribonuclease — MTGFGNATQQNEAAYVSVELKAVNNRYLKVSMRLPDFVARFETDLEKIIREEIARGSLQVAFRVRLHSEAGGYSIDQPTLKRYLQQIASVQGELDSPADRQPTLADLLPLPGVVTESEVTPDIVESVWPVLESTLREALQHFHDFRGKEGESMLQDLKGQCQTIASQVDEVEKRAPEVVAAYREKILDRVRKSLADTDVQVDGKDVIREVAVFSDKCDINEEITRLRSHLDQFDRFLESEKSMGRKLEFLGQEMFREINTIGSKANNVAIAHNVVEMKAAIERIREVLQNVE; from the coding sequence ATGACAGGGTTTGGCAACGCGACTCAGCAAAATGAGGCGGCGTATGTCAGCGTGGAATTGAAAGCCGTCAACAACCGCTACCTTAAAGTTTCTATGCGCCTGCCCGACTTCGTGGCTCGCTTCGAAACGGATCTGGAAAAGATTATTCGGGAAGAGATCGCTCGCGGTTCCCTGCAGGTTGCGTTTCGAGTCCGGCTGCATTCGGAAGCGGGCGGATATTCCATCGACCAACCGACTCTCAAACGCTATCTGCAGCAGATTGCTTCGGTGCAGGGTGAGCTTGATTCCCCAGCCGATCGACAGCCAACTTTGGCGGACCTGCTGCCGCTTCCAGGTGTCGTCACCGAATCAGAAGTCACTCCCGACATCGTCGAATCCGTCTGGCCTGTGCTGGAAAGCACGCTTCGGGAAGCACTACAGCACTTCCACGACTTCCGCGGCAAGGAAGGCGAATCGATGCTTCAGGACCTGAAGGGGCAGTGCCAGACGATTGCGTCGCAGGTCGACGAAGTCGAAAAACGAGCTCCCGAAGTCGTTGCAGCTTACCGCGAAAAAATTCTGGACCGCGTTCGCAAAAGTCTGGCCGATACCGACGTTCAGGTCGATGGCAAAGACGTCATTCGCGAAGTCGCCGTATTTTCAGATAAGTGTGACATCAACGAAGAGATCACTCGCCTGCGTTCGCACCTCGACCAGTTTGATCGCTTTTTGGAAAGCGAAAAATCAATGGGGCGAAAACTGGAATTCCTTGGTCAGGAAATGTTTCGCGAAATCAACACGATCGGTTCGAAGGCCAATAACGTGGCGATCGCTCACAACGTCGTCGAAATGAAGGCGGCCATCGAACGAATCCGGGAAGTGCTGCAGAACGTTGAGTAG
- a CDS encoding ABC transporter ATP-binding protein has protein sequence MSAIEVQNLGRTYKVYRKREGLFASVRGLLHREYREVHAVQDVSFSIDEGEMVAFLGPNGAGKTTTLKLLSGLIVPTSGSATVLGHVPWKREDAYRRRFSLVTGQKEQLWWDLPAQESFRLHKEIYRVSAADYKSRLDELTELLEVGELMSQPVRELSLGERMRMELIAALIHRPDVLFLDEPTIGLDVISQRRVQQFLLKYQKEQGITVILTSHYMKDVEALCDRAIVINKGTKIHDGSLDEIIDRFSRHKIIELHFAVNSTPNGIDRYGVVLENRPPMLKLQVEKHKVSDVLSRILGEYDIEDVSVSERPLEDVIAELFSSDSESRADTV, from the coding sequence ATGTCTGCCATCGAAGTTCAGAATCTGGGACGCACTTATAAGGTGTATCGCAAGCGAGAAGGTCTCTTCGCTTCGGTGCGCGGCTTGCTACACCGTGAATATCGCGAAGTCCACGCTGTGCAGGACGTCAGCTTCAGTATCGACGAAGGCGAGATGGTTGCGTTCCTGGGGCCCAACGGGGCCGGAAAAACGACTACTCTGAAGCTGTTGTCCGGTCTAATCGTGCCCACGTCCGGCAGCGCCACAGTGCTCGGACACGTCCCGTGGAAACGTGAGGACGCTTATCGGCGACGGTTTTCTTTGGTAACGGGCCAGAAGGAACAGCTGTGGTGGGACTTGCCGGCTCAGGAATCCTTCCGCCTTCACAAAGAGATCTACCGAGTCAGCGCGGCGGACTATAAATCGCGGCTGGACGAATTGACGGAGCTGCTGGAAGTCGGCGAGCTGATGTCACAGCCCGTCCGCGAATTGTCACTTGGCGAACGCATGCGGATGGAGCTGATTGCGGCACTGATCCATCGCCCCGACGTTCTGTTTCTGGACGAACCAACCATCGGGCTGGACGTGATTAGTCAGCGGCGAGTGCAGCAGTTCCTGTTGAAGTACCAAAAGGAACAGGGCATCACTGTTATTCTGACAAGCCACTACATGAAGGATGTGGAAGCGCTGTGCGATCGAGCGATCGTGATTAACAAAGGCACAAAGATCCACGACGGATCGCTGGATGAGATAATCGACAGATTCAGTCGGCACAAAATCATTGAACTGCATTTCGCGGTCAACAGCACCCCAAACGGAATTGATCGTTACGGTGTCGTGCTGGAAAACCGGCCTCCAATGCTGAAACTGCAGGTAGAAAAACACAAGGTCTCCGACGTGTTGTCGCGAATTCTTGGCGAATACGATATCGAAGACGTGAGTGTTTCTGAACGGCCACTGGAAGATGTGATCGCGGAATTGTTTTCGTCGGATAGTGAGTCGCGAGCGGATACGGTTTAA
- the secG gene encoding preprotein translocase subunit SecG, whose protein sequence is MSFLIYALGALLLFSSIVMILLVLIQRGRGGGLAGAFGGMGGQSALGVRAGDVFTKITIVVAVIWVISAGVLGITMRTTAAENAKDTALELPEGEQKDADAAPVKGADPADDDAAVEAEATEAEAEAEAEAEAEAEATEEEPAKAVGDKAPESDAPAEPKTEEGTDAKPEADADTAAEEEKAAEPAEADAKPEGGDEASDKTSAEEPDATKEEAAE, encoded by the coding sequence ATGAGCTTTCTGATTTATGCACTGGGTGCGTTGTTGCTGTTTTCCAGCATCGTAATGATTTTGCTGGTACTGATTCAGCGCGGCAGAGGCGGCGGCCTGGCCGGCGCTTTTGGCGGCATGGGCGGGCAGAGTGCTTTGGGTGTTCGAGCTGGCGATGTGTTCACAAAAATCACGATCGTCGTCGCTGTGATTTGGGTGATCTCTGCTGGCGTGCTGGGCATTACGATGCGAACGACAGCGGCAGAAAACGCGAAGGACACCGCTCTGGAATTGCCGGAAGGAGAGCAGAAAGACGCTGACGCCGCACCAGTTAAGGGAGCCGATCCTGCTGATGACGATGCGGCCGTTGAGGCAGAAGCCACGGAAGCAGAAGCAGAAGCAGAAGCAGAAGCAGAAGCAGAAGCAGAAGCCACCGAAGAAGAGCCAGCAAAGGCTGTGGGCGACAAGGCACCGGAAAGCGACGCACCAGCCGAACCAAAGACCGAAGAAGGTACTGACGCGAAACCAGAGGCGGACGCCGACACCGCTGCTGAAGAAGAAAAGGCAGCCGAGCCAGCTGAGGCCGATGCGAAGCCTGAAGGTGGCGACGAAGCCAGCGATAAAACGTCTGCTGAAGAGCCTGACGCCACGAAAGAAGAAGCTGCTGAATAG